Proteins co-encoded in one Amaranthus tricolor cultivar Red isolate AtriRed21 chromosome 7, ASM2621246v1, whole genome shotgun sequence genomic window:
- the LOC130818873 gene encoding uncharacterized protein LOC130818873, translating into MESDLAADAILDCVTFQILPENRYGACVCCEGKEVMVRDGPLDQLLEHLPNLKDQIVKGSCDNFKLELPNSIGDRTWFTKVTVLRFLHMIGIPDALKKSIAINNEMSQLEETRKFHLSLYTQAEKNMSSDNSKNELLRAMDSRIAALTEELVSTFNLAAGAAISFQEMTRLQEFCRHFGNIDLRNLLMRLSEKSQEGQSIAPVSNKQNPVPLVSKTDYINKINGNSNTQIVGQSNSLKPVQYNASPAKAAEIERQNLSESDDSSFSSEDDQPPATERSRTLIRSASPRRSASPMRKVQIGRSGSRRTPALAIKSLPYFPPRERIPSYRDTVDDCKSEESEELNKKTEINVTRMSVQDAISLFESRQKDQGVESQKKADSSTNTNKAVLRRWSSGMSESQKFMTHDTMEHTTPENHAEDENADTQKSTEVKLVAVPASEDQEIKETMNIDMGLEGSKKSAPSSSEDEVPACQLEEICEKLDSAEWNRQKEEELNKMLMNFAQYNLSNKSTEPDSNRKRISRLGQNGGLNAQQKERKDEKFSATKSGKRVEKHSGNNKQRMPDKPKPEKSSARVSDIGKKLPAGRTPIVNKNSPVSSNPKKEPLKSAVPKKVMSKSSTLPATRKSWPSTPSPRLTGAASTKSPTVTSSLVTSVPRQKCQSPAPRQKPQLPGTISRPTPKLEKPQLQQKDVKKQQVDTKKNLKVDDSKSRAVPKSGKTTRIKAVTAREEDAAAAAAVNPAKAVVRKVTKKSSVVPLEVKPSTRKVLEKSPVKSVPEKSPVKIPTNQKREIPHADENFSKSEDPVNVVENLGTVISDKMDDVEVQESETRDGPHIELQMESDTEKIENGRGTHISVESPTNGEVSESLLELPINNQIEPAEESQISPAAWEESNEQDATLPPDDTSTSLANPDEVASSGMRVRHSLSQMLLQESSEPDIIEWGNAEHPPSMVYQKDAPKGLKRLLKFARKNKEANGAAWASPYTSEGEDDGDEYRSLGKRNSDNLLKVALHSKNYAEGFLSDNEPLSARSNASNSSARSSNKFQDGHGSSKGARSFFSLSAFRGKN; encoded by the exons ATGGAGTCTGATTTAGCAGCTGATGCTATACTAGACTGTGTTACTTTCCAAATATTGCCAGAAAACAG GTATGGTGCTTGCGTATGTTGCGAGGGCAAAGAGGTGATGGTTAGGGATGGTCCTCTTGATCAGCTACTGGAACATCTACCCAACTTAAAGGATCAAATTGTGAAAGGTTCCTGTGATAACTTCAAATTAGAGCTACCAAATTCCATTGGTGACAGAACATGGTTCACAAAAGTCACAGTATTGAG GTTTCTTCACATGATTGGCATCCCGGATGCACTTAAGAAATCTATTGCTATCAATAATGAGATGTCCCAATTAGAGGAAACAAGAAAGTTCCACCTTTCATTGTATACCCAG GCTGAAAAGAACATGTCATCGGATAACTCAAA GAATGAATTACTTCGGGCAATGGACTCTAGAATTGCAGCTTTGACAGAAGAATTGGTTTCAACTTTCAACTTGGCAGCTGGTGCTGCAATCTCCTTCCAAGAGATGACTAGACTCCAAGAATTTTGTCGACACTTTGGAAATATAGATCTCAG AAATCTGTTGATGAGGTTGTCGGAGAAAAGCCAGGAAGGTCAGTCCATTGCTCCTGTGAGCAATAAGCAGAATCCCGTTCCATTAGTTTCAAAGACTGACTATATAAACAAGATAAATGGAAATAGTAATACCCAAATAGTGGGACAATCAAATTCCTTGAAACCTGTTCAGTACAATGCGTCGCCAGCAAAAGCTGCTGAAATTGAGAGGCAAAACTTGTCAGAGAGTGATGACTCATCATTTTCAAGTGAAGATGATCAGCCACCTGCTACTGAAAGAAGTCGAACACTTATAAGATCTGCATCTCCGCGAAGATCAGCATCTCCTATGCGAAAGGTCCAAATAGGTAGGTCAGGATCTCGTCGGACACCTGCCCTAGCTATTAAAAGCCTTCCTTACTTTCCTCCTAGAGAGAGGATCCCATCTTACAGAGACACAGTTGATGATTGTAAATCTGAAGAATCTGAGGAACTGAACAAAAAGACTGAAATCAATGTGACTCGAATGAGTGTTCAGGATGCTATTAGTTTGTTTGAAAGCAGACAGAAAGATCAAGGAGTTGAGAGCCAGAAAAAGGCAGATAGCTCTACTAACACAAACAAGGCAGTATTGAGGAGATGGAGTTCTGGGATGAGTGAGTCTCAAAAGTTCATGACACATGACACGATGGAGCACACAACTCCAGAGAATCATGCTGAAGATGAGAATGCGGATACTCAAAAGAGTACAGAAGTAAAACTGGTTGCAGTTCCTGCTTCTGAAGATCAGGAAATCAAAGAGACTATGAATATTGATATGGGATTAGAGGGAAGCAAAAAATCGGCCCCAAGTTCGAGTGAAGACGAGGTTCCAGCTTGCCAGCTAGAGGAGATTTGTGAAAAACTAGATTCAGCTGAATGGAATAGGCAAAAAGAAGAGGAATTGAATAAGATGCTGATGAATTTTGCTCAGTATAATCTTAGCAACAAGAGTACAGAGCCAGATAGTAACAGGAAACGCATTTCTCGGTTGGGTCAAAATGGTGGACTTAATGCTCAACAAAAGGAGAGAAAGGATGAAAAATTTTCGGCGACAAAATCTGGAAAGAGAGTAGAAAAACATTCAGGTAACAATAAACAGAGAATGCCAGATAAGCCTAAGCCAGAAAAATCTTCTGCCAGGGTAAGCGATATAGGAAAGAAGCTCCCAGCTGGTCGAACTCCAATTGTTAACAAAAATTCACCCGTCTCTTCAAACCCTAAAAAAGAACCTTTAAAATCTGCTGTGCCAAAGAAGGTTATGTCTAAATCCTCAACCCTACCCGCCACTAGGAAATCATGGCCATCAACACCATCACCAAGACTCACAGGGGCAGCATCAACTAAAAGTCCGACAGTAACATCTTCTTTGGTTACTTCAGTACCTCGTCAAAAATGCCAATCTCCAGCACCTCGTCAGAAACCCCAATTACCTGGAACAATATCACGGCCAACCCCTAAGTTAGAAAAACCTCAGCTGCAACAAAAAGATGTCAAGAAACAACAGGTTGATACTAAAAAGAATTTGAAAGTGGATGATAGTAAAAGCCGTGCGGTACCAAAAAGTGGGAAAACGACCAGGATAAAAGCAGTGACGGCTCGTGAAGAggatgctgctgctgctgctgctgtcaATCCTGCCAAAGCAGTCGTGCGTAAGGTGACCAAAAAGAGTAGTGTGGTCCCACTTGAAGTGAAGCCTTCAACTCGCAAGGTCCTTGAAAAAAGCCCTGTAAAAAGTGTCCCGGAGAAAAGCCCTGTAAAAATTCCTACTAATCAAAAGAGAGAAATCCCTCATGCAGATGAAAATTTTAGCAAATCTGAAGATCCTGTTAATGTAGTGGAAAATTTGGGGACGGTTATTTCAGATAAAATGGATGATGTGGAAGTTCAAGAATCTGAGACCAGGGATGGTCCGCATATTGAACTACAAATGGAATCAGACAccgaaaaaattgaaaatggtagGGGAACGCATATTTCCGTTGAATCCCCTACCAATGGTGAAGTTAGTGAGAGCTTGTTAGAGTTGCCAATAAATAATCAGATTGAACCTGCAGAAGAGTCACAAATATCACCAGCTGCCTGGGAGGAAAGTAATGAGCAAGATGCCACTCTTCCTCCTGATGACACCTCTACCTCTTTGGCAAATCCTGATGAAGTGGCCTCATCCGGAATGAGAGTTCGTCATTCACTCTCACAGATGCTTCTACAAGAAAGCAGCGAACCTGATATAATTGAGTGGGGAAATGCTGAACATCCGCCTTCCATGGTCTATCAAAAAGATGCCCCGAAAGGCTTAAAACGACTCTTGAAATTTGCTCGGAAGAACAAAGAAGCAAATGGAGCTGCTTGGGCAAGCCCATATACATCTGAAGGAGAGGATGATGGAGATGAATATAGGAGCCTTGGTAAAAGAAACTCAGACAATCTGCTGAAGGTTGCCCTCCACTCAAAAAACTATGCCGAGGGTTTTTTGTCTGATAACGAACCACTCTCTG CGCGATCAAATGCAAGCAACAGCTCTGCTAGAAGTTCAAATAAGTTTCAAGATGGCCATGGTTCTTCAAAAG GTGCGAGATCTTTCTTCTCTCTGTCTGCATTTAGGGGGAAAAATTGA